The genome window ATGGCGTGATTAATGTCAGCGCGACTGATGCAGATGCGGCCGCAAGCGGCATCAGCCAGGCGGGCAAGGTTGGAAAGCTTGTCCATGGCACTTTCGACCTGAATGCCTCAGGGCTGGCGCGTATCAAGGATGGATCCCAGACCTTTGCAATCGACCAGCAGCCCTATCTGCAATCGTTGCTTGGCGTGACGCTCCTTGCCTCCACCATCGACTACGGTACGGCCCTCCCGACTGCTCCGGTTCTGACCGGTCCCGGCATTGTTGATGCGTCAAACATCGATGCCACCTTGGCCGGCGTAGAAAAGGGCGCTCGGTAAGCAAATCCTCCGGTTCGGTCCGTAGCGGGGCTATGGACCGGCCTTATCAGGTGTCCGGCCACACGCGTTCAACCGCGTAAAGAGTCGAGCCCAAAAACGGGATCTCTCCTATGAACAACTTTTCCTTCGGAAATCTTTTCCGCCGACCCGAGGCGGGAGCCTTTCTCGGACTGATCGGTGTCCTTGTCTTTTTTGTCGTGTTCGGGAGTACGAAGTTTCTTGAACCAGCCGGTGCTGCGAGCTGGCTGAACGTTGCGGCCAACCTCGGCATCGTTGCGCTGCCCATCGGACTTTTGATGATCGCCGGTGAGCTCGACATTTCGATTGGCGCGATGATTCCCGCAGGCTCCATGATGGTCGCCGTGCTTTCGGGACATTACGATTTTCCAATCTGGATCGGAATGCTGGGCTCCATCTTGCTCGGCCTCGTCGTCGGCCTTATCAATGGCATTCTAGTCGTCCGCACAGCGGTCCCATCGCTGATTGTCACGCTCGGCACACTGTTTGCCGTCCAGGGCCTGACCTTAGGATTTTCGGTTCTTGTAACCGGCACCACAAGCGTTGCATTGACTGCGGATCCTTGGGCCAAGTTTGTCTTCGGTCAGTTCCTTGGGGGATCGTTTCAAGTCATCATCCTGTGGTGGTTTGCCATAACGGCCCTGTTCATCTTCTTCATCCACTATTCCCCATATGGAAACTGGATCTTTGCAATGGGCGGCGACAAGATCAGCGCCCGCAATGCTGGCATTCCGACAAGCCGATTGACCATTGCCCTGTTCGTGCTCTCAGCTGTCAGTGCCTCATTCGTTGGGATGTGCCAGGCGATCCTGTTCAACTCCGCCCAGGTCTCCGGTGGCATGACCTTCATCTTCAACTCGATCATCTCGGTT of Phyllobacterium zundukense contains these proteins:
- a CDS encoding ABC transporter permease, whose product is MNNFSFGNLFRRPEAGAFLGLIGVLVFFVVFGSTKFLEPAGAASWLNVAANLGIVALPIGLLMIAGELDISIGAMIPAGSMMVAVLSGHYDFPIWIGMLGSILLGLVVGLINGILVVRTAVPSLIVTLGTLFAVQGLTLGFSVLVTGTTSVALTADPWAKFVFGQFLGGSFQVIILWWFAITALFIFFIHYSPYGNWIFAMGGDKISARNAGIPTSRLTIALFVLSAVSASFVGMCQAILFNSAQVSGGMTFIFNSIISVVVGGVLLTGGFGSVIGIFFGTITFAIVNQGIYFTTFDRNWSSLIIGIMLLLAVLMNNTFRNMALAYRPKKK